The Candidatus Krumholzibacteriia bacterium genome has a window encoding:
- a CDS encoding aldehyde dehydrogenase family protein: protein ITPWNFPLNLPAHKIAPALAVGCPFILKPASWTPVGALLLGEILAETDLPLGAFSILPCPGRDAAPLVEDERLKLLSFTGSQDVGWDLKRRAGKKKVALELGGNAAVLVDADADLDDAVQRIVFGAFYQSGQSCISVQRILAHAAVYDAFRDKLVTATRALVLGDPKEENTFLGPMISEADAARLETWIQAATRRGARVLCGGGRRGALLEATLVENVPRDADLSCREAFGPVAVLSRFDDFDAALAEINDSAYGLQAGVFTRDLYKALHAWEVLEVGGVLVGEVPSWRVDHMPYGGVKESGLGREGIRFAMEEMTEIRLLAIRPPP, encoded by the coding sequence CATCACGCCGTGGAACTTCCCGCTCAATCTGCCGGCCCACAAGATCGCACCCGCCCTCGCCGTCGGCTGCCCCTTCATCCTGAAGCCCGCGAGCTGGACGCCCGTCGGCGCCCTGTTGCTCGGCGAGATCCTGGCCGAGACCGATCTGCCGCTCGGCGCTTTCTCCATCTTGCCCTGCCCGGGCCGGGATGCGGCACCGCTCGTGGAGGACGAACGCCTCAAGCTCCTCAGCTTCACCGGCTCCCAGGACGTCGGCTGGGACCTGAAGCGGCGCGCCGGCAAGAAGAAGGTGGCGCTGGAGCTGGGGGGCAACGCCGCCGTGCTCGTGGACGCCGATGCCGACCTCGACGACGCAGTGCAGCGCATCGTCTTCGGCGCCTTCTACCAGTCCGGGCAGAGCTGCATCTCGGTGCAGCGCATCCTGGCGCACGCTGCCGTATACGACGCCTTCCGAGACAAGCTGGTGACGGCGACCAGGGCTCTCGTGCTTGGCGATCCGAAGGAAGAGAACACTTTCCTCGGCCCCATGATCTCAGAAGCCGACGCGGCGCGACTCGAGACCTGGATCCAAGCTGCGACAAGGCGCGGGGCCCGCGTGCTCTGCGGCGGCGGCAGGCGCGGCGCGCTCCTCGAAGCGACGCTGGTGGAGAACGTGCCGCGCGACGCCGACCTCTCCTGTCGCGAAGCCTTCGGCCCCGTCGCGGTGTTATCCCGCTTCGACGACTTCGATGCCGCCCTCGCCGAGATCAACGACAGCGCCTACGGTTTGCAGGCCGGTGTCTTCACGCGGGATCTCTACAAGGCGCTCCACGCCTGGGAGGTGCTGGAGGTGGGCGGTGTCCTCGTCGGCGAGGTGCCGTCCTGGCGGGTGGACCACATGCCCTACGGCGGGGTGAAGGAGAGCGGCCTCGGCCGCGAAGGCATCCGCTTCGCCATGGAGGAGATGACCGAGATCCGTTTGCTCGCCATCCGCCCGCCACCCTGA